Below is a genomic region from Brassica oleracea var. oleracea cultivar TO1000 chromosome C9, BOL, whole genome shotgun sequence.
CGATAACAGCTAGATTTTCACAAATTATATTAAAAATGCTGCAAAAGTTAACCATTACAAATGATATCTTCTCCAGAATATTAGTCTTCAAGTATACCGTTATATGTTGTATTGCTTCTATACATCATCAAATTATCATTCGAGGAGTTGAGGACATACTTTCCATAATGTTCCCTCTCAGACCAAACTCCAGAAGGAAATATTCTTCGCCTAGAAAGCCAAAACATAATTTCGGCATATACGTTGTTGCATGGTTGCCACTTGCCAGAGATGGTAAACTCAATCAGCACTAATATGGAGAGAGGAGGATGAAAAGGAAGAGCAGCTGATGGCAGGAGAAGAAGAGCGAGAGAAAATGCGAGAGATTAGGAAGCTGAGGCATTAAAAGTTAGAAGAAACCTCTGATCTGGGTCAGAGGTACCGCTTGATAGTTCTTCTTCATCAATCTTGAATGCACATCTCCGAAATTGTCTTTTGTTGCTGTCGTTGCCTTCTTCCACATCCCCCATATAAACCTTGAGAATACAAACAAACACAAAAGAAGCTTAGAGAGAGAGTTATCATCATATCAGGTATTCAAAAGATGTATCAAGATCACTTACTTTCCGTCATAGAGGGCGACATGAGATAAAAAAGAAGCAAAGCTGAGTCCATAGAGCAAAGCAAACATCAAACTCAAATAGAGCTTGCTGTAACCGTTGTAAGCATCTAGATT
It encodes:
- the LOC106315198 gene encoding oligopeptide transporter 1-like, whose translation is MKVWLRLCWEAAMIVQGSSKLLLQEKGNERLCLMMKFPFYTSQTFDHAGHTEKDFDINLDAYNGYSKLYLSLMFALLYGLSFASFLSHVALYDGKFIWGMWKKATTATKDNFGDVHSRLMKKNYQAVPLTQIRGFF